In Plasmodium coatneyi strain Hackeri chromosome 3, complete sequence, a genomic segment contains:
- a CDS encoding Thioredoxin — protein MMHMNSTRVATRAAVSGIMSPPLWAQNKGWSKIPRLNGGKLTFISNKRKVSHLNYTHAAGYYYHPFTRHGKNEKIKFCKSAQRGVGTFTEYEQNNIMSSRRKKKIYLCALIFSGVFGYAALKWNEKRDVTCFLSEMKEISDDIFDKLDNIVLFVLDKNKLKEEKKKIQEIKREIEKLNLKHINFLYTYHEESKDYACYLYKGRRRRNITKEELSVDTVKDIFEPFFTPVSEDYEKVNEGNKGNFPVCVTHDTFEKEIIEDSKRNEILLVLFENTCFLCFLYKPFINTLHKLFKENNIQLKLKKYNIEKNDYAPNMIICRGTPTFLLYHNGKGNKLDEYKPNDIINKIDQIIKSPKDIKEQMVEKAELIHARMHQFGYLTMWMTESKIIENMLIRRHVKDIPNSNDDDVVYNEILTALIEEDTQRNDLIEDSLNYTKEKINAAEKSCFVAAMMMANELIDEEKKYEVS, from the exons ATGATGCATATGAACAGCACACGCGTAGCTACGCGCGCAGCAGTCTCAGGCATCATGAGCCCCCCGCTTTGGGCACAGAACAAAGGATGGAGTAAAATACCTAGACTGAACGGGGGGAAGCTTACATTTATAAGTAACAAAAGGAAGGTCTCCCACCTTAACTACACGCATGCAGCGGGATACTACTACCACCCCTTTACCAGacatgggaaaaatgaaaagataaAATTCTGCAAAAGTGCACAGAGAGGTGTAGGGACCTTCACCGAGTATGAACAGAACAATATTATGTCCagtaggaggaaaaaaaaaatctaccTGTGTGCCCTAATTTTTTCGGGTGTGTTCGGATACGCTGCCCTTAAAtggaacgaaaaaagggaCGTCACTTGTTTCCTGAGcgaaatgaaagaaatatCAGACGATATTTTCGATAAGCTAGATAACATCGTGCTGTTCGTTTTAGATAAAAACAAactgaaggaagagaaaaaaaaaatccaagaAATTAAGAgagaaattgaaaaactAAATCTTAAgcatattaattttttgtataccTACCATGAGGAAAGCAAAGATTACGCTTGCTATTTGTACAAAGGGCGGCGCAGGAGAAACATCACCAAGGAGGAGTTAAGTGTCGACACGGTTAAGGACATCTTCGAGCCATTTTTCACACCAGTTAGCGAAGACTATGAGAAGGTGAACGAGGGAAATAAGGGAAACTTTCCTGTCTGCGTGACGCATGACACATTTGAGAAGGAG ATCATTGAAGACTCGAAGAGAAACGAAATACTCCTCGTTCTGTTCGAGAACACCTGCTTCTTGTGCTTCTTGTACAAGCCTTTTATAAATACCCTACATAAACTGTTTAAGGAGAACAAC ATTCAGCTGAAGCTGAAGAAGTACAATATAGAGAAGAACGACTACGCGCCCAACATGATAATCTGCAGGGGCACCCCGACCTTTTTGCTTTACCACAA TGGCAAAGGAAACAAACTGGATGAGTACAAACCGAATGACATCATCAACAAAATTGATCAA ATTATTAAATCCCCAAAAGACATCAAAGAGCAAATGGTGGAGAAAGCAGAGTTAATTCACGCAAGGATGCATCAGTTTGGCTACCTGACCATGTG GATGACGGAATCGAAAATTATAGAAAACATGCTCATAAGAAGACACGTGAAGGACATTCCAAAT aGCAATGACGATGACGTCGTTTACAATGAAATATTAACTGCCCTCATAGAAGAAGACACACAGAGGAACGATTTAATTGAAGACAGCTTGAATTATAccaaggagaaaataaacgCAGCTGAGAAAAGTTGCTTTGTAGCGGCCATG ATGATGGCCAACGAGCTAATTgacgaagaaaagaaatacgAAGTTAGCTAA
- a CDS encoding Serine-tRNA ligase, which yields MVLDINLFRKEKGGNPEKIKESERKRFHDETNVDKVIEYDEKWRKCIFKLEELKKNINLVNKEIGNKKKQDKNANVEDLKKKSLTMKEEIPQLQNQERDLLKQRNKYLSKVGNLLNKDVVTSNDEDNNKVVTTWGVCKKLEVTTDEASEENKSGKGGNKREVPSGSSIGGGVVHPNGNIGGKKYYYHFDLLRKIGGANFKKGIQVAGHRGYYLTGAGFLLHNAILQYAINFLVSKNYTPVYPPFFMKKNIMEECAELDDFEETLYRIGSSGGNPTGTTGTAASGAPVSATVAQSDDPNRDDLFLIATSEQPLCALHKDETIESKYLPLKYAGVSSCFRKEAGAHGKDIRGILRVHQFDKIEQFCVSLPQTSNKVHKEMMKTCEEFYQSLNIPYRIVSIVSGALNNAAAIKYDLEGYFPSSNQYRELVSCSNCTDYQSNNLNVKYVDSSVKISDVKEEGKKKGNNGGDYNDCDEVGSDHEEFLQNFQTESRNSVHLLNGTMVAAQRFLCCLLENYQNGEGIVVPEKLRPYMNNVEFIPFIE from the coding sequence ATGGTGCTGGACATCAACCTGttcaggaaggaaaaagggggcaaccccgaaaaaattaaagagtcggaaaggaagaggttccatgACGAGACGAACGTCGATAAGGTCATCGAGTACGATGAGAAGTGGAGGAAGTGCATTTTCAAATtggaagaattgaaaaaaaatattaatttagtgaataaagaaatagggaataaaaaaaagcaggacaaaaatgcaaatgtggaagatttaaagaaaaaaagtttaacgatgaaggaggaaatccCTCAGCTGCAGAATCAGGAAAGGGATTTACTTAAGCAGAGAAATAAGTACCTCAGTAAGGTCGGTAATTTGCTTAACAAAGACGTGGTAACTTCGAATGACGAGGATAACAACAAGGTGGTGACCACCTGGggggtgtgcaaaaaattggaagTGACAACAGATGAAGCTTCAGAAGAGAACAAAAGCGGTAAGGGGGGCAACAAGAGGGAGGTTCCAAGTGGCAGCTCGATCGGTGGTGGTGTCGTCCACCCGAATGGCAACATCGGCGGGAAGAAGTACTACTACCACTTTGACCTGCTGAGGAAAATCGGAGGGGCGAATTTCAAGAAGGGCATCCAGGTGGCTGGTCACAGGGGTTATTACCTGACCGGAGCAGGCTTCCTCCTACACAATGCAATTTTGCAATACGCAATAAACTTCTTAGTGAGCAAAAATTACACCCCTGTgtatccccccttttttatgaaaaaaaatataatggaGGAATGTGCTGAGTTGGACGATTTTGAGGAGACCCTCTACAGGATTGGCTCATCTGGAGGTAACCCCACAGGGACGACAGGTACTGCTGCAAGTGGGGCACCAGTTTCTGCGACCGTTGCCCAGAGCGATGACCCCAACAGAGACGACTTGTTCCTCATTGCTACGTCTGAGCAGCCACTGTGTGCACTGCATAAAGATGAAACGATCGAATCAAAGTATTTACCCTTGAAGTATGCTGGGGTTTCTTCCTGCTTTAGGAAGGAAGCAGGAGCACACGGAAAGGATATTAGGGGCATTTTACGAGTTCACCAGTTTGACAAAATAGAACAATTCTGTGTATCCCTCCCTCAAACAAGCAACAAGGTACATAAAGAAATGATGAAGACCTGTGAGGAGTTTTATCAGTCACTTAACATCCCATACAGAATTGTTAGCATCGTATCCGGAGCACTAAACAACGCTGCTGCGATTAAGTATGACCTGGAAGGTTATTTCCCTTCGAGCAATCAATACAGGGAACTCGTATCATGTAGCAACTGCACGGACTACCAGAGCAACAACCTAAACGTTAAGTACGTAGACTCGAGTGTCAAAATTAGTGACGTGAAagaggagggaaagaaaaagggaaacaacgGGGGTGATTACAACGATTGTGATGAGGTTGGAAGTGACCATGAggaatttttgcaaaacttcCAAACGGAGAGTAGGAACAGTGTGCACCTCCTCAACGGCACCATGGTGGCGGCGCAGAGGTTCCTCTGTTGCCTCCTCGAGAATTACCAAAACGGAGAGGGCATCGTCGTGCCGGAAAAACTACGCCCATACATGAACAACGTTGAATTTATTCCCTTCATCGAGTGA
- a CDS encoding Calmodulin-domain protein kinase, which produces MGQEISTPNETRNEESKGSYKKNLKGSNAKGDQKENNLQMSKKIAQNSFNSSKLRPGMFIQNSNVVFNEQYKGIKILGKGSFGEVILSRDKHTGHEYAIKVISKKHVKRKTDKQSLLREVELLKMLDHINIMKLYEFFEDNNYYYLVSDVYSGGELFDEIISRKRFYEVDAARIIKQVLSGITYMHKNNVVHRDLKPENILLETKNKEDMIIKIIDFGLSTHFEYSKKMKDKIGTAYYIAPDVLHGTYDEKCDIWSCGVILYILLSGCPPFNGSNEYDILKKVETGKYTFDLPQFKKISDKAKDLIRKMLMYTSAVRISARDALEHEWIRLMTSKDNVSIDIPSLELSITNIRQFQSTQKLAQAALLYMGSKLTTIDETKELTKIFKRMDKNGDGQLDRNELIIGYKELLKLKGEDTSDLDNAAIEYEVDQILSSIDLDQNGYIEYSEFLTVSIDRKLLLSTERLEKAFKLFDKDGSGKISANELAQLFGLSDVGPECWKTVLKEVDQNNDGEIDFKEFRDMLVKMCNY; this is translated from the exons ATGGGCCAAGAAATCTCCACGCCAAACGAAAcacgaaatgaagaaagcaAAGGAAGCTACAAAAAGAACTTGAAAGGAAGCAATGCAAAAGGGGaccagaaggaaaataatttgcaGATGtctaaaaaaattgcccaaaATAGCTTTAACAGTAGTAAGTTAAGACCAGGCATGTTCATACAAAATAGCAACGTAGTCTTTAATGAGCAATAcaagggaataaaaatattgggAAAAGGATCCTTTGGAGAGGTTATCCTGAGTAGAGACAAACACACAGGACATGAGTATGCTATAAAAGTGATAAGTAAGAAACAtgtaaagagaaaaacgGACAAGCAAAGTCTCCTAAGAGAAGTGGAACTGTTAAAGATGCTAGACCACATTAACATCATGAAGCTGTATGAATTTTTTGAGGACAATAATTACTACTACTTGGTGTCTGATGTCTACTCTGGGGGAGAACTATTCGACGAGATTATTAGCAGGAAGAGGTTCTATGAAGTAGATGCGGCGAGAATTATAAAGCAGGTTCTGAGTGGCATCACCTACATGCATAAAAATAACGTCGTGCATAGGGATTTGAAGCCTGAGAATATTTTACTAGAGACGAAGAACAAGGAAGACATGATTATTAAGATTATTGACTTTGGCTTGTCCACGCATTTCGAATACAGCAAGAAGATGAAGGACAAGATCGGCACGGCGTATTACATTGCACCTGATGTACTGCACGGCACGTACGACGAGAAGTGCGACATTTGGTCCTGCGGCGTCATCCTCTACATTTTGCTCTCAG GGTGCCCGCCCTTCAACGGATCGAACGAATACGACATTCTGAAGAAAGTCGAGACGGGAAAGTACACATTCGACCTACCccagtttaaaaaaatcagtGATAAGGCCAAGGACCTGATTAGAAAAATGCTCATGTACACAAGTGCAGTGAGGATTTCCGCCAGGGATGCGTTGGAACATGAGTGGATAAGGCTCATGACGAGTAAAGACAACGTGAGCATAGACATTCCTTCCCTGGAGCTGAGCATCACAAATATAAGGCAATTTCAAAGCACTCAGAAGTTAGCACAGGCAGCTCTTCTCTACATGGGATCGAAACTCACCACCATAGATGAAACAAAAGAACTCACCAAAATATTTAAACGGATGGATAAGAACGGAGATGGACAGTTAGATAGAAACGAATTAATAATAGGCTACAAGGAACTACTAAAACTGAAGGGAGAAGATACAAGCGACTTGGACAATGCAGCTATAGAATATGAGGTGGATCAGATATTGAGTTCGATCGACTTGGACCAAAATGGCTACATAGAATATTCAGAATTTTTAACCGTTTCTATTGACAGGAAATTACTCTTGTCGACTGAACGTCTGGAGAAGGCATTCAAACTGTTCGACAAGGACGGCTCGGGGAAAATATCTGCCAACGAGTTGGCGCAGCTGTTCGGGCTCAGTGACGTGGGACCCGAATGCTGGAAGACTGTGCTTAAGGAGGTCGACCAGAACAACGACGGGGAGATCGACTTTAAGGAATTCCGGGACATGCTcgtaaaaatgtgcaactACTAG